A single genomic interval of Helianthus annuus cultivar XRQ/B chromosome 13, HanXRQr2.0-SUNRISE, whole genome shotgun sequence harbors:
- the LOC110900497 gene encoding uncharacterized protein LOC110900497 has product MAPYELLYGKKCRTPVCWGEVGQRELAPNDLIAMTNEKIDLIRARLKAAQDRQKSYADKRRRPIEFQVGDYVLLKVSPWKGIIRFHKRGKLGPRSIGPFKILARVGKVAYRLELSSTLDGIHNTFHVSQLRKCLADAIAFVPLNDIELDEGLNYVERPIAIKDIKVKNLRNKVVRQVLVQWQHQKGSELTWESEDEMRRHYPFLFGM; this is encoded by the coding sequence ATGGCTCCTTACGAATTACTATACGGGAAGAAATGTAGGACACCCGTATGTTGGGGTGAAGTAGGGCAAAGGGAGCTTGCGCCAAATGATCTAATAGCAATGACAAATGAAAAGATTGACTTGATTAGAGCTCGACTGAAAGCGGCTCAGGATCGGCAAAAGTCTTATGCGGATAAAAGAAGACGTCCCattgaatttcaagttggagattatGTTTTACTAAAAGTATCCCCGTGGAAAGGCATAATCCGTTTTCATAAACGGGGTAAGTTGGGTCCTCGTTCTATTGGACCGTTTAAAATTTTGGCTCGAGTCGGAAAGGTTGCATATCGTTTAGAACTGTCGTCTACACTAGACGGGATTCACAATACCTTCCACGTATCGCAATTGAGAAAGTGCCTTGCGGATGCAATAGCGTTTGTGCCTCTCAACGACATTGAATTGGACGAGGGGTTAAATTATGTCGAAAGACCGATAGCCATTAAAGACATTAAGGTAAAGAATCTTCGCAACAAAGTCGTTAGACAAGTGTTGGTTCAATGGCAACACCAAAAGGGATCAGAACTTACATGGGAATCGGAAGATGAAATGCGGAGGCACTACCCTTTTCTCTTCGGTATGTAA